One Pseudomonas sp. Bout1 genomic window carries:
- a CDS encoding dual specificity protein phosphatase family protein, whose amino-acid sequence MHQTIPSCTFLSRSEAEAYSPGPDCHLISISDGLEDQACIDEARWKSVSYHHFIDAGFDEEVIEIYGPDFERNYVDYLLSSKADVLRERIREIADQGEYIAVNCHAGRSRSAAVALYLSKHHGYQLHKPTPDANQCVYRMLAKDVHLMAAYRAASTPAEPEAPKRSLLSAIKSLFS is encoded by the coding sequence ATGCACCAAACCATACCCAGCTGCACCTTCTTATCGCGCAGCGAGGCTGAAGCATACTCGCCAGGCCCTGACTGCCATCTGATATCGATATCTGATGGCCTTGAAGATCAGGCCTGCATCGACGAAGCACGCTGGAAGAGTGTGAGCTACCACCACTTCATTGATGCTGGCTTTGACGAAGAAGTCATTGAGATATACGGGCCAGATTTTGAGCGGAATTACGTCGATTACCTGCTCAGCAGCAAGGCTGATGTGCTGCGGGAGCGCATACGAGAAATTGCAGATCAGGGGGAATATATCGCTGTCAATTGCCACGCCGGCCGATCCCGCAGTGCAGCAGTTGCTTTGTATCTCAGCAAACATCATGGGTACCAACTGCATAAGCCGACCCCAGACGCAAACCAGTGTGTCTACCGGATGTTGGCCAAGGATGTTCACCTGATGGCGGCCTACCGTGCGGCAAGCACTCCAGCGGAACCAGAAGCGCCAAAGCGAAGCCTTCTCTCGGCAATCAAATCGCTGTTCTCCTGA